The window GGGGTGGTGTCCCGGACTAGTGCGCCGGTTCGTCTCCGGCCGTGCCGCCCGCCGGGCGGTCCGGTCCGCCCGGGGCCCCGTCCGCCGTCCCGTCCCCCGCGATCCGGCCGGCGTAGATGTCCGACCGGCGTGGCAGGCGTACGTCCGCGGGGACGCCGAAGGCGTACAGCAGCGTCGTCGAGGCGACCGCCACGGCGTTCTTCTCCCGGCCGTTGACGAAGCTGAAGCGCTGCCGGAGCTTGCGGATGCGGCCCTGGTCGTCCAGGTAGGCGTCGAACGGCACCCGGGCGGTGGCGAACCCTTTTGCCGCCGCCGCGAGGGCCGCCCTGCCCTCGGCGGAGGCGTACCGCGCCGCCACACCCAGGTCGGCCGTCCCCCGGTAGTGCCGCACCGGTGTGCCGGCGACCTCGGTCCTGCCGAGGTAGGCCGCCGTACGCGTGCCGCGCAGCACCTCGGCCGCCGCGTACGGGTCGGTCGCGCCGCCGGTGACCAGGTTGCCGTCGGACAGGGTCGTCGTCTCCACCCGCACCCACTTGTCGGCCGGTACTCCGGCGCCCCGGTTCTTCATGAACAGGGCGCCCGGGGCCAGGAGCTCGGTGATGGGCCGGTGCTCCGCGGCGCCGGTGGGGTCCTCCGGGAGGACCACGGTGAGCCGGCCGAGCCGGCGCCGGTAGTCGTAGACCCCTCTGCCGCGGATGGTGACGCGGGTGCCGCCGGTCGCCATCTCCATCGAGGTGGTGGCCTTGGAGCTGCCCGCGCCGCGCAGGGTGTCGGCCGCCCGGTGCAGCACGGCCACCGGGTCGTTGCCGCCCTTGACGTCCTCGGCGGCGGCTCCGCTGGGGGAGCAGCCCGTGGCGGCCGTGCCCAGGCCGAGCATGATGCCCACCGCGACGACCGTCCTGCCCGCGTGCCTGTGCTGCCGCCGATCCATGGCCTGCCTACCCCCAGCCGGTACGTCCGTCACGGGCCCCCTGTCGACCGGTTAACGACCGGTAGGGGGTGCCGTCACGCACGGGGCGGGGGCGCGGGGGGAAGGCGTGGGGAGCCCGCGGTGGCGCGAGAGCCGGGCGAGGAGCGGTTGTAGGCCGTGCGCCTCCCCGGTCACGTCCTCGGTAACGTTGTCACCGTGGCAGTCGAAGCGGCACAGGAGGACGGGCCGGAGCCCGCCCGCTCGGGGGAGCAGCACCTCACCACGACGTCGGAGCAGGGCCGCTTCTGTGTCGCCAGATGCAGCTGTGGCTGGCGCGGTCCCGCCCGCCGGGCCCGGAGCCAGGCCCGCACGGACGCCGAGGGGCACGCGGCGGCGCCGTGACGGGGCTCAGCCGCCCCGTCCCAGGTGCTCGGACGGCCGGAGCAGGGCGTCCACCAGGTCCCGGTCGCGGGGCTGGGTGAGCCGGCCGCGGGCCGCCGCCGGGGAGAGCCACAGGATCCGGTCCACCTCGTCGTTCGGGGTGAAGTGGCCGGAAACCGCCTCCGCCGCCCAGTACCGCACCTGTTTCGGGCGGCCGCTGGCCCGGTAGTGCACGGTCGGCAGCTCGCCGCCGGGCTCCGCCGTGTACCCGGTCTCCTCCGCGACCTCGCGCAGGGCGCCCGCGAGCGCATCCTCACCCCGTCTGAGCTTGCCCTTGGGGTGGGACCAGTCGTCGTACTTCGGCCGGTGGACCAGGCAGATCTCCAGGTCGCCGGCGACCGGGGAGCGGCGCCACAGCACGCAGCCCGCCGCCCGGACCAGGGTCTCGTCCACACCGCCTCCTCGGGAGCTCAGGGCACCTTGGCGGTCTGCTTCTGCCAGGCCTGCTGGAACGCGAACCGGGCCGCCTCCACCTCGTGCCGCTGGTCGGCGTGGAGCACACCGAGCGCGTAGGCCGTCGCGGGCGCGATGCGGGGGGTGCGGGCCGCCTGCGCGGCCGCCGCGGCCGCCTCCGAGGCGTCCCGGTGCCGGTTCAGGGCCTGGCCCGCCGTCAGCAGCCGCACCTCGACCGGGAGTTTGCCGCCGTGCAGCACCTCACGGGCGTACCGGTGCAGGCGCAGCAGCAGGCGGACCTGGTGCCAGGGGCCGTCCTGGGGGTGCGGGGCCGGGTCCGGGGACAGCCCGTGGACCAGCGCCTCCGCGTTGTAGGGGTGGCCCGCGGTGACCAGGGGGAGGGCGGTGACGGCGTCCGTGAGGCGTTCCTCCGCGGCGGCGGCGGGCGGCCGCAGGTCCGTGGTGGCCGCGGCGGGGGTGAGAGGCACCTCGCTGGCGAGTACGGCGACCTTGTCGGCGACGGCGTGGAAGCGGCTCGAACCCAGGGCCTGGAGGGCGGTGGAGTGGGCCCGGGTCCGGGCGAGGGTCAGCTGGCGTTCGAGCAGCGCGCCCGCTTTCGCCGCGCCCACCGTGAGGTTGCCGCGCTCCTGGGCCGCGGCCGGGTGGGCCGGGCCGGCGGAGTTCGCCGGCGCCGACGTGGTGGCGACGGTTTGCGCGGGGAACACCGCGGCCCCCGACAGGCGGTGCAGCGCCAGCAGCAGCCGCTCCAGCCGGCCCTCGTAGGCGTGCTCCAGGCCCAGCGTGCCGGACAGCCACGCCAGTTCGGGCCGCATCTCCTCGGACCAGTCGGGGTCGAGGAGCGGGCGGAAGGTGTGCAGGCTGCCGCTGATGCGGCGGGCCGAGCGGCGCAGGGCGCGTGCCGCGTCGACGGACTCCCCCGCGCCGGCCGCGGAGCCGCCGTTCTCCCGGTGCAGGCGCAGCGCGCGGAGGAACTCCGTGGCCTGGGCGCGCAGGTAGCCCGCCAGGGACTCTCCCGTCACCACGCCGGCCGTGGGGTCCGTCGGGTCAAGGTGTTGCTGTGCCACGCCGGCGCCTCCGGGCGTCTATGAGCATCTCCTGGACGTTGCGCAGGGGTTGGCCGTCCGCGTCGGTCGCGTGTCGCGTCCACTCGCCGTCCGGGCCGAGGTGCCAGGAGGCGGTGCCGTCGGACATGCCGGTGTCCAGCAGCCGGTTGAGGGCTGCGCGGTGGCCGGGGTCGACGACCCGGACCAGGGCCTCTATCCGGCGGTCGAGGTTGCGGTGCATCATGTCGGCGCTGCCGATCCACACCTCCGGCTCGCCGCCGTTGCCGAAGGCGAAGACCCGGGAGTGCTCCAGGAAGCGGCCGAGGATCGAGCGGACCCGGATGTTCTCCGACAGGCCGGCGACGCCGGGGCGGACGGCGCAGATGCCGCGCACCCAGACGTCGACCGGGACGCCCGCCTGGGACGCGCGGTAGAGGGCGTCGATGACCGCCTCGTCGACCATCGAGTTGACCTTGATGCGGACGAAGGCCGGGCGGCCCGCACGGTGGTGCTGGGCCTCCTTGTCGATCCGCGCGACCAGCCCGTCCCGCAGGGACTTGGGGGCCACCAGGAGCCTGCGGTACGTCTCGCGGCGCGAGTAGCCGGACAGGCGGTTGAAGAGGTCGGAGAGGTCCGCGCCGACCTGGGGGTCGGCGGTGAGCAGGCCGAGGTCCTCGTACAGACGGGCCGTCTTCGGGTGGTAGTTGCCCGTGCCGACGTGGCTGTAACGGCGCAGGGTCTCGCCCTCCTGGCGGACCACCAGGGAGAGCTTGCAGTGCGTCTTCAGGCCGACCAGGCCGTAGACGACGTGGCAGCCGGCCTCCTCCAGCTTGCGGGCCCACTTGATGTTGGCGTGCTCGTCGAACCGGGCCTTGATCTCGACCAGGACCAGGACCTGCTTGCCGGACTCGGCGGCGTCGATGAGCGCGTCGACTATCGGGGAGTCGCCGGAGGTGCGGTACAGGGTCTGCTTGATCGCGAGGACGTCCGGGTCGGCCGCCGCCTGCTCCAGGAAGGCCTGCACGGAGGTGGAGAAGCTGTCGTACGGGTGGTGCAGCAGCACGTCCCGCGCGCGCAGGGCGGCGAAGATGTCCGGCGCGGACGCCGACTCGACCTCGGCGAGGTCGCGGTGGGTGCCGGCGATGAACTTCGGGTACTTCAGCTCCTGCCGGTCGAGGCTGTGGATGCGGAAGAGGCCGGTGAGGTCCAGCGGGCCGGGCAGCGGGTAGACCTCCGCCTCGGAGATCTTCAGTTCGCGGACCAGCAGGTCCAGCACCTCGCGGTCGACGGACTCCTCGACCTCCAGGCGCACCGGCGGGCCGAAGCGGCGCCGCATGAGCTCCTTCTCCAGGGCCTGCAGGAGGTTCTCGGCGTCGTCCTCCTCGACCTCGAGGTCCTCGTTGCGGGTGAGGCGGAAGGCGTGGTGCTCCAGCACCTCCATGCCCGGGAACAGCTCTTCCAGGTGCGCGGCGATGACGTCCTCGATGGGGACGTAGCGGCCGGGGCTGCTCTCCAGGAAGCGGGACAGCAGCGGCGGCACCTTCACGCGCGCGAAGTGCTTGTGACCGCTCACCGGGTTGCGTACGACGACGGCCAGGTTCAGCGACAGGCCGGAGATGTACGGGAACGGGTGCGCCGGGTCCACCGCCAGGGGGGTCAGGACCGGGAAGATCTGGTGCCGGAAGAGCGTGAAGAGCCGTGCCTGCTCCTTCTCGGTCAGCTCGCTCCAGCGGACCAGGTGGATGCCCTCCTCCGCGAGTGCGGGGGCGACGTCCTCGTGGTAGCAGGCGGCGTGCCGGGCCATCAGCTCGCGGGAGCGGGCCCAGATCATCTCCAGCACCTCGCGCGGCTGGAGGCCGGAGGCGGAGCGGGTGGCGACCCCCGTGGCGATCCGGCGCTTCAGACCGGCCACCCGGACCATGAAGAACTCGTCCAGGTTGCTGGCGAAGATCGCGAGGAAGTTGGCGCGCTCCAGCAGGGGGGTGTCGGGGTCCTCGGCCAGTTCCAGAACGCGCTCGTTGAAGGCGAGCCAGCTGCGCTCCCGGTCGAGGAAGCGCCCCTGCGGCAGGGGCGTGCCGTCGGCCCGCGACTCCTCGTAGGCGTCGAGGTCGGCGTCGAGGTCGGGCTCGAGGTCGGAGACCGCCGCGGACACGGCGTGCTGACGGTGCGCGGCGATGGAGCCCACGGAGGGCTGCGGCTGAACCTCTGCCTGGGTGTCTTGCTGACTCATGAACCCATTCTTCCGCGCGAGGGGCGACACAGGCGCGTCGGAACGTGCGGGCGGGAGCGTCACGGCCCCGTTCGGCGCGGACCCCTCGGGGGGCGGCGAAGGCTCTGGCACGGCGGGCTTCATTGGCCGAGCGTCGCAAGCCTGGCTGAATCGATGGTTACGGAGACATGACGTGCGGGATAGCGCGGGGCGGCTCCCGGGGGTCTTCGTCGCGAAAGCGACGGATTTCGCACCGGAAACGACGATCCCGTACGTCCCTCCCCCCGCGGAGAGACGTACGGGCTCGGGTCGCGGCCGTCTCAGACGGCCCGGCGGCGCAGTACGGCGTACGCCGCGACGGTCGCGAGCACGGCCAGGGCGAGGACCATGCCGGTGGCGGCCAGGTTCAGGGACCGGAATCCGTGCAGCGTGCCGCGCAACGGCTGCCACAGGTCGCGCAGGAAGGACCGCAGGAGCAGGGTGGCGGCCAGGGCGACGCCCAGGGCGGGCAGCGTGCGGCCCAGGGCCAGCCCGGCGAGGACACCGGCGGCGAGGGCGAACAGCACCAGCGCGGGCAGCAGCGGGCCGCGCGGGACGAAGACGCGGTCCCAGCTCCAGTTCGTGACCAGGACGTCCCGGTCGGTGCTCCACACCCGGTCGAAGACCACGGCGAGGACGGCGCTGCCGGTCAGCAGCGGTACGGCGGCCGCGGTGAGCTTCGCCGTGAGCCAGCGGGCCGGGGAGGCGGCCTGGGTCCAGGCCAGCTTCGCGGTGCCGGACTCCAGTTCGCGGGCGATCAGGGCGCCGCCCGCCCAGGCGGCGACCGCGCACGGGGCGTAGGTGAGGACGGTCCCGATCAGGTTCATGACGTTGTTGACGTCGGTGAGGGCGGTGTAGCTGCACCAGCCGCCCGGCCGCCGGCAGGCCCGGTCCCGGGGCGCCCCGGAGAGGTGGACCCAGAGCAGTTCCCCGACGACGAGGACGACGAAGGCGGCCCAGACGAGCAGGGCGGGGTGGTGCAGTCGCAGCAGGGTGCGGCGGACGGCCGGGCGGGTGGGGGCGAGGGCGGTCACGCGGCGGCTCCTACGAGGGTGTCGGTCGACGGGGTCCCGGCCGCCCCGGCCGTCCGCAGGGGGCCGGTCAGCCGGCGCAGCGCCAGGAAGGAGCCGGCCGCCAGCAGCCCCGTGACGGCCAGCAGCAGCGCGGTGGTGGTGAGCTGGAGCGGCCAGTAGTGGGAGACGGGGTGATAGGTGGTGAAGTAGCCGGCCGCCCGGTCGTAGGCGGCACCGCATGCGGCGCTGGTGTCGCAGTCGGGGATCGGCAGATGGGCGCCCGTGGCGGACACCAGGCCCTGGTCGACGACGACGCCGTCCACGTTCGGGTAGCCCCGGTCCAGAGCGCTGGTCAGGGTGACCGCCGGCCACAGGTGGGGCATGAGCAGCGCGGCCGCCCCGGCGATGCCCAGGGTGGCCACCGCGCCGGCGATCAGCGCGGGCAGCGTACGGCGGAGCAGCAGCGCCGCCAGCGTGCCGGCCGCGAGTCCGGCGAGGGCCAGGGCGGCGAGGGTGGGACCGCCGGCGTTGAAGGTGAAGAGGTCGTACCAGCGCTTGGCGGTGTCGACGCGGCCGTCGCTCGCGGCCCAGGCGAGGCGGTGCAGTCGGCACAGCAGGCCGGTGCCGACGGCGACGGCGGCCGCGGGCCATGCCAGCCGGAGCGTCAGCCAGCGGGCCGGTGAGGTGCTCTGCGTCCAGGCCAGCCGGGCCGTGCCGGACTCCAGCTCGCGCCCGATCAGGGCGGCGCCCGCCCAGGCGGCGACCAGGAGGGGCAGTGCGTTCAGGGCGAGGGTGGCGTAGCCGGCGAAGTCCTTGTAGCGCAGGATCGCGTCCTGGTCGTACGCGCAACGGCCGGCGTCGCGGCAGGCGTCGTACTGCCGCCAGCCCTCGGCGGCGGCGTCGGCGAGCGGGCCGCGCAGGGCGAGCAGCAGGGCGGCCAGGGCGATCACCAGGCACGCCCAGACGATCAGGGCGGGGCGGTGCAGGCGCAGCAGCCAGCGGGCCGTGCGGGGCCGGCGGGCGGGGGTGGCCGTCACGCGGCACTCTCCCCGGCCGGGGCCGTGGCCGCGGTCAGCGCGGGGGCCTGGGGGTTGCGCAGGTGGGCGAGGACCAGTTCCTCCAGGGACGGCGTGGAGCGGCGCCAGTCGGCGGGGAGCGGCCCGGCGGGGCGGACCAGCGCGGTGAGCTGGCGGCCGGTCACCCGGGATTCGACCACGGTGTGGTCGTCGAGGCCGGCGGAGTCGGCGGCGCCGCTCACCCGCACATGGGCGGCGAGCAGGTCGTCGATCTCCCCGGCCAGCCGTATCCGGCCGCCGCCGACCAGCAGCAGGTGGTCGCAGGAGTCCTCCAGCTCGGCGACGACGTGCGAGGACATCACGATCGTGGTCCCGTGCCGGGCGGCCTCGGCCATCAGCGTCCCCATCAGCTCGTGCCGGGCCAGCGGGTCGAGGTCGGCCATCGGCTCGTCCAGGAGCAGCAGTTCGGGCCGCTTGCCGAGGGCCAGGGCGAGGGCGACCCGGGTGCGCTGGCCGCCGGAGAGGGCGCGGACGCGGGACCCGGGGTCCAGGTCACCGCCCGCGACGACCTGCTCCGCGAGGGCCGCGTCCCAGCGGCCGGGGTTGAGGTCGGCGCCCATGCGCAGCGTCTCGGCAACGGTGAGCTGCGGGTACAGCGGCTTGTCCTGGGCGATGAAGCCGACCCGGGGGCGGGCCTCGGCCGGGCCGGTGCCGAGCACTCGTACGCGGCCCTCCGTGGGGGGCAGCAGTCCGGCGGCGAGGGCGAGCAGCGTCGACTTGCCGGCGCCGTTGGGCCCGACGACGGCACACACCCGGCCCGCGGGCAGCCGGAAGGCGCAGTCGCGCAGCGCCCAGCCGCCCCGGCGCCCGAAGCGCCTGCCGAGGCCGATGGCCTCGATCGCCGTGTCGCTCATGAAGGTTCTCCCTGGAAGTGCTGTTCGGGTGCCTGACGGAGGGGCGCCGGCGGATGCGGGGCGGGCTCCGCGAAGTGCTGGTCGAGTACGGCGGTGAAGAGTGCGGCCACGTCGTCCCGGTCCAGGCCCGCCGTGGCGGCCCGCGCCGCCCATTCCTCCAGCTCCGCGCGGAGGGGGGAGTCGGCCGCAGCGGCGCCCAGTGAGCGCCGGACGAAGGTGCCGAGCCCGCGCCGCGCCTCCACCAGGCCCTCGCGTTCGAGTTCGCGGTAGGCCTTGAGGACGGTGTTGGGGTTGATCGCGGTGGCCTCGACCACCTCGCGGGCCGTCGGCAGCTTGTCGCCCGGTCGCAGCAGGCCCAGGCGGAGCGCCTGTTTGGTCTGCTGGACGATCTGGACGTACGTGGCGACCCCGCTGTGCCGGTCGATGCGGTACTCGACCACCCGTAGAACCACCCTTTCACTAATTGAGTAGTGAAAGGGTGGTGCAAAAGAGGGGCGGCCGTCAAGCCGGCCGCCCCTGGCCCTCCGGAGGAGGGGGTGTTCGTCAGGTTTCGGTGCGGTACATCAGGTCGGTCTCGTGCACCGTGAACCCCAGCCGCTCGTACACCGACACCGCCGCGGTGTTGTCGGCGTCGACGTAGAGCATCGCGGTCGGCAGCTGCTGGGCCGCCAGATGGCGCAGGCCGATGGTCGTGAGGGCCTTGCCGAGACCGCCGCCCTGCTCGCCGGGCCGCACCCCGAGGACGTACACCTCGCCCAGCCCCTCCTCGGCGTG of the Streptomyces sp. 1222.5 genome contains:
- a CDS encoding NUDIX hydrolase; amino-acid sequence: MDETLVRAAGCVLWRRSPVAGDLEICLVHRPKYDDWSHPKGKLRRGEDALAGALREVAEETGYTAEPGGELPTVHYRASGRPKQVRYWAAEAVSGHFTPNDEVDRILWLSPAAARGRLTQPRDRDLVDALLRPSEHLGRGG
- a CDS encoding RNA degradosome polyphosphate kinase, with product MKPAVPEPSPPPEGSAPNGAVTLPPARSDAPVSPLARKNGFMSQQDTQAEVQPQPSVGSIAAHRQHAVSAAVSDLEPDLDADLDAYEESRADGTPLPQGRFLDRERSWLAFNERVLELAEDPDTPLLERANFLAIFASNLDEFFMVRVAGLKRRIATGVATRSASGLQPREVLEMIWARSRELMARHAACYHEDVAPALAEEGIHLVRWSELTEKEQARLFTLFRHQIFPVLTPLAVDPAHPFPYISGLSLNLAVVVRNPVSGHKHFARVKVPPLLSRFLESSPGRYVPIEDVIAAHLEELFPGMEVLEHHAFRLTRNEDLEVEEDDAENLLQALEKELMRRRFGPPVRLEVEESVDREVLDLLVRELKISEAEVYPLPGPLDLTGLFRIHSLDRQELKYPKFIAGTHRDLAEVESASAPDIFAALRARDVLLHHPYDSFSTSVQAFLEQAAADPDVLAIKQTLYRTSGDSPIVDALIDAAESGKQVLVLVEIKARFDEHANIKWARKLEEAGCHVVYGLVGLKTHCKLSLVVRQEGETLRRYSHVGTGNYHPKTARLYEDLGLLTADPQVGADLSDLFNRLSGYSRRETYRRLLVAPKSLRDGLVARIDKEAQHHRAGRPAFVRIKVNSMVDEAVIDALYRASQAGVPVDVWVRGICAVRPGVAGLSENIRVRSILGRFLEHSRVFAFGNGGEPEVWIGSADMMHRNLDRRIEALVRVVDPGHRAALNRLLDTGMSDGTASWHLGPDGEWTRHATDADGQPLRNVQEMLIDARRRRRGTATP
- a CDS encoding ABC transporter ATP-binding protein, yielding MSDTAIEAIGLGRRFGRRGGWALRDCAFRLPAGRVCAVVGPNGAGKSTLLALAAGLLPPTEGRVRVLGTGPAEARPRVGFIAQDKPLYPQLTVAETLRMGADLNPGRWDAALAEQVVAGGDLDPGSRVRALSGGQRTRVALALALGKRPELLLLDEPMADLDPLARHELMGTLMAEAARHGTTIVMSSHVVAELEDSCDHLLLVGGGRIRLAGEIDDLLAAHVRVSGAADSAGLDDHTVVESRVTGRQLTALVRPAGPLPADWRRSTPSLEELVLAHLRNPQAPALTAATAPAGESAA
- a CDS encoding GntR family transcriptional regulator, with amino-acid sequence MVEYRIDRHSGVATYVQIVQQTKQALRLGLLRPGDKLPTAREVVEATAINPNTVLKAYRELEREGLVEARRGLGTFVRRSLGAAAADSPLRAELEEWAARAATAGLDRDDVAALFTAVLDQHFAEPAPHPPAPLRQAPEQHFQGEPS
- a CDS encoding CHAD domain-containing protein, giving the protein MAQQHLDPTDPTAGVVTGESLAGYLRAQATEFLRALRLHRENGGSAAGAGESVDAARALRRSARRISGSLHTFRPLLDPDWSEEMRPELAWLSGTLGLEHAYEGRLERLLLALHRLSGAAVFPAQTVATTSAPANSAGPAHPAAAQERGNLTVGAAKAGALLERQLTLARTRAHSTALQALGSSRFHAVADKVAVLASEVPLTPAAATTDLRPPAAAAEERLTDAVTALPLVTAGHPYNAEALVHGLSPDPAPHPQDGPWHQVRLLLRLHRYAREVLHGGKLPVEVRLLTAGQALNRHRDASEAAAAAAQAARTPRIAPATAYALGVLHADQRHEVEAARFAFQQAWQKQTAKVP